The genomic stretch CGCTGTCAGCAAAAGATCCCGACGAAGAGCGAAGACGTTCGATAGGCGGGCCTCGAACTGCTATTTTGGCCCGTCAGTCAGACTGCGCGGCTTCAACAAGCCAGGCGGCTACTTCATCATCTCTCTGATCTTCTTAGCATCATGCGGCCGTGACAGCAGACCCGGCCGGTGCGCTTAAACAACGAGTGGGTTGAAGCCCCGGAAGCGGCGGGGTCGCAAGACGACAGCCGCCCGGCATCTTGAATGTCCACCGCGGGAGTTGACGCTGGGGGCCAGCAGGAAGGCCCAGTGACTAGCCATAGGAACGTTTCGGGTTCGAGATGTTTCCTGCTGAGCACTGGCTCCTTGTTGTATATAGTAGGCGATCCCACAACTGCCAAGCAGTCGATACGCAATCCAAATTATTCCCTGAGAGCTGTGTTCGAAGCCAGGAACGATATTGGGCGCTCGTGGGAGTTTGCCATTACGATTAGGCGCTGTAGGGATGGGGCGGAGAGTACTGAGAACGCCACAGCGGTCCGTCATGGAAACCCCCATCTGAAAGAGGCGGCATGGCCTTCAAGGCGGCGAAAGGCCCGTCCAGCACCTGCGTCATGGAACATTCCGTCTTCTTTTGTTGGCAAAATCGTCGAATCATACCGTAGCATGTCTGTCAGCGCAACTCAAATTCCTTTTCTTAACCATATCGAGTTGGTGAGGTCTGTCCCGTCGGACCAAATCCTATCGAGATCTCATGTCTTGGCAGGGCGTCAACCGGCCAGCATATCGGGATATTTTTGCAGGCCTTGTTCTTCCCCCCATTGACGACCATCCAACTTCAACTCGAGAATTGAGGCAGCCAACGGATGCAACGTGAGCGACAAAAAGAGTTGAATCAATATCGACATTCCCTGCATGAAACGAACCAAACAAATAGATTCGAGCTCGGCGCATTCAGCAGACACAGCCGTCTCTTGCATCCGTTGCTACGTGGGCAGGCTGTGGGGGACAAGACCGGATGACGGGGAATTGAAAGCCGGACacggagggtggtgaggttcaTCTCCCGTCCCTCTTTTGCATCCCATGTCGAGGGGCACAGAAGTTGCTGGGCGAGGAAAAGAGGCTGTATTTGTGACACTGCCATGGCGGCGCTCAGACATGGAAGTTCGCGGAGCCGTGGTAGAAAGTGAGGTTTCTGGAACGCTTCTTGTCGCAGGTTGGCGTTTGGACGTTGATCAGGGTTGGAAAAGCTGCAGTGCAGAGTCGCAGCCCTGCAGACTGGGGTCTGAAGCGAGCGCCGAGTCCAGAACATGACTCCCCAGTTTTGAAAACCGTCCGAAGACGCTAACAACACCGGCAGTCAACCATGCCTAAAGCCGTTAGTGCAGGGTCGCATGCGCTGTCACCTTCCTGGCCAGCACCTGGCTCGGGCCTTCTTCCTTCATTTTAACATTTGTTTCCCAATGGTACCCTACCTCCTCAGAAAGCTCGTTGATGATAAACGCCTATAGACGATGAGGTAATATGTTGTCTATTCCTATCAAGAACTTTtgtcttgctgctgggccTGTTTGAGCCCTTGCTGCTTTCCCTCGTACAAGCCCGTGTAATACCCTGAAACATCAGCACATGTGGTCCATCtcgaagaaaagaaacagagAGAAACCTTACCTGCATAATACCAAGACATCAGCAGCTTTTTGAGCTCCTCATCTTGGACTGTATCTCCGGGTTAACATTCGTATCGAGCTTGGATACAACATCCCAGAAAAAGCATGTAGAGCGTACCTGATCCAAGCAACACCTGCGGTCCTGGTCCTGGCCCCAACGGCACCGCAGGCTGGCCTCCAGATAGCCCACCTCCAACCTGTAAGCCGTGATTCAATGTTAATCAATCTGAGAACTAGAAGGGCAAGGAAGAGGAACTGTTTCATGCCAAGCTTTTGAGGGATCTCCGGAGATCCTCCATCCTGGGGAGATCACAGCCTGCATCTTGGGTGTTTGATCCGCGTACCTTGTTCGCATCTGCGGAGTGTTGGGCATCCGAGATTGCTGGGTGCGATGTTTCGTCGCTCTCGTCCATTGGGACGCTCTCGTcgacctccccttcctctgcTGTGATAGGTGCTGCATGGCCATTTGTTTCAGCTTTGGCACTGCCGGATGTCCTAAACTGGAGTCAGTAAAGGAGTCGCTACCCAGCGTCACGGTTCTTGGTTTTGTCCTGAAGGGTTTGGAGAAATGCGAGAAACAtacttcttctcctcggggGCTGGAAGATCGTCTACTGTGCCTCCTTGGGCGTGAATGCTGTGATATTTCTGTGTTTTACCGTCAATAAGAAACACCAGAAAATCGAGGACGGAGGGGTGCTCGCATTGTACTCCGCCAGCGCGTTGTTCCAGGAAGCTACAAGTGCAGAGTCATCCCAGATCTCTTCGTGTGTGAGATTTCGTTCGGATGCCATGTCGGATTATGAGGTGGTTTGTTGGCTGTGGAGAGAACTGAGGTGGTCGCGTGAGTGGTGAAGTGTGGTGTAGAGTGCCGAAGTGGGAACCTTGGAGGGGACGGACCGAGGATGAAATTGCTCGCTCACAATAGGCCCGCTCTTTCCCCCAAACACAACAGCTCCCAAGTCGAATGGTTTGCCTCAAAACACCATGCCAAAATTTCCCCATAAACTCGAAAACTACAGTTGTTATCTACCTATTCAAAAATCTTTTGGCTGCCCAGTCGAAGAAACTGCGGACTCGAAAGCACCATCACTCAGGTGGCCCGTGCTGCATGACTGTCATTCTCTCCGAGCTCCAACTTCAACCAGAATAAGTCTCACTTACTACCTATTTAATTCCCACTTCTGCCATTCGTTTTCCTGAAACAACACACCAACAATGCCGGGGCATTTCAACAATGGCacttccttcttccctcttGAATGACCGACACTTTTTCCTAGGGCATAACCCTTTTCATCAACGAGGCCAGCTTGGGTATCAAGGTGCTTCCGAGACCATGATGCGTCGCCTGTCTTTGAGATTCAACGAGTACAAAAAGCGCTAACTCTTTAGTAGGTTTGAGACAAAGACCTTCTGACTGGTTTCCATCCTTTTGGGAACCCTTTTGAGAAGTTGAAGAAGTCGCGCGTAGCCCCAGCTGCTTTCCTTTCCTAAAGAAGTACGCTGGATCCGAGCCCCAGGGACCTACAGCTCTTGTTGCACCTGTTGCATCGTAGCCTTTGGCAGAGCAGGCTTTCTTCACTCGTTTGGCGCTTGCGTTTTCTAGATGTGTCCACCATTTGGGTGTGTATGCAGGCCTCGTCTCATACGCTTTGCGTAGCAAGGGAAGAACCTGTACATCGCCGGCACAGTAACGAAGTACCGGCGTCGTGAACGGTCGAATAGAGAAGATGCCTGAGTCGCCTGAAGCCATGCGCTTGCGAATATCCTCCTTCGTTTTTTTCCATTCGATTTGCTCCCGCTGATCAAGTCGTAAATCGTTCTCGACGGCTTTGTCCAAGCCGATGACGTAGAAACTATTACCTTGGCGGGTGAGATTCTCGAGCAACTGGAGGTCGATAACCCCAGAGATAGCAACATGGTACAGTGATTTCAAAGCGTCGGCGTCATTGCGTACGTCCCACAGGTACTTGCGGATGGATGGGTCTTCCAGAATCGACTTCAACGTCACATTGTCGTCTTTTTTCGACGGAGTGGTGAAGGCTTGGTTTCCCATTGCGTTGACATCGATGATGCGAACTTTCCGATCGGGGGGGACCAGCACGGTGATTAGATCCAAGGTTCCCCCGCGGCCGAGGTTTGTGCCTTCGAGATCGACATAAATGCTAGAGGAAGGGCCAATGGTGGCGAGGAAGTTCCGCAGAGCTTGAACATTGGTGACCAATgaagggttgggggttgttgaaggagatggtgatgccaTGGTGGCACCGAGTCAATTGAGTTAGATTAGAGTCGTCAAGAGATCACAGGAAGATGGCGACGTTGGTGATCTTGCACGGGAGTCGTTTCAGTACATATTATCAAGGATCTATCTTACTATCCTGTTTGCAAATCCCCGTTTGTTCAGCCAGAGACGGGAAATCTTCGAAGCTGTCCGGTTGTCCGTTTGCTAGAGCAGCCATCCGCGGCGACCTGCCAGCCAAGCTGCAGCGTGGCGCCGAATGCCGTCAAAATTTCAGCAGGCAGGCTCGAAGCAAACGTTGGAAAGGGGGCAAGAGAAGGGGACCTAGAAGAGAAACTCTGTGGTCGGCGCGGGCGGCAAGTAGCCCCTTGCCATGTTCAATTCAATACCGGAGCGGATTGAGTACCTCGAAATCTTCTCACCGCAAATCATTGCATTGGGTGCGGTTGAACTCCGGGAGTCATCAAAATCGGCACTCCGGCGAATCCCTGTCCTGCAAACTCCGGTATGCGGCGTTTGGAAGCCCGGACCGGGCGCCGTCATTAAACGTCGTCCGGAATGCCGGATCGGAGCTGAAATGTTCCACACAGCAAAGATCTGGAGCAATCTTTCCCATTTGACCGGCTCTAGCCCCGCATAGCGGCTTCCTACCGTGGCAGTCTAGTCCACAAGATCAGCGGTTCCAGCTCCCAAACAAACTACAAAACCCGCCATTCGCGTGTCACGAGAACAAGCTCGTAGCAACTCAGAAAAGTGGGAGTCTCCACCCAAGCCGCGTGTTCTCCGCcgtctctcttttttttttttttttttttttttttttgtttggtcTTGAACAGCCACTTCAGCTCTCATCCGACGGGATCTGAACATGTCTTCGTGCTATAATAAGCCAGAGATAACGACTTGGGTAGATCACCGCTGATCTTTCTCAACCCGTGACACTACATAGGATTTTGATGGAGTTACTGCGAGCTGTTGAGCGAAGGAGGGGGTAACTTGGCTTTGGCCTGATCCCAAGACATCAGACAGGTCTAGGTCCGTCGTACATGCGGGCGGGGTGCTGCATGTTCAAGGTACCGGTTGCTCTAGCGAGGTGTGTTAGCCCACCGATAAAATGTTGAGAATCTAGGACTGTTTTGATAGAGActgaaaggggggtggtttggtggtttATGGTCTCTTTTCTATGGCTTTGGGTAAGACGGTGCGGGCTGTGGTTGGAGTGGGACCCGAGATTttacccctcctcccccctcgtcaCCGTTCCAGAGCGGGTTGTCCCTTTTAGGTCATCTGGGTAGCTCCGACAACACCAGGGCAACACCGGGTGTGTCGATTGTGCAAAGAGCTTCTTTATAAGCCCGTCCTCTGGTGCTGTTTAGTTTTGGGAGACAGGCTGTTCCTCATCCATCGCTTTTTCACATTCGTTGACTCTCAGCCTCGGTCTCCGAGCAAGGTGTTTTGCTCTTCTACTTTAAATCATCCAGGTCCGGTTTCGGTGTCGTCACTTATAACTGCTGTTTGACTCGgagtgttgctgctgttacATACACCTCTTCCAAAATGCAAGCTCTGTCCGAACATGTGAAAAACCTCGTCAAGTAAGCCATGCTAACATGACTCTCAGGTCTGCCCCAGTTAGTTCTAACGCGCCCCCCACAGCTCTCAACTCACAGCTCACACATCGGAACAGGACCACTACATCGGCATAGACGTCGGCACCGGCTCCGCCAGAGCCTGCATCATCGACACCACCGGCGACATCAAAGCCCTCGCGTCAGAAAACATCAAGCTCTGGCAGCCGGCCTCCTACGGCGGCACCCACTACGAGCAGTCCACAACCGACATCTGGAACGCAATCTGCCTCTGCGTCCGCTCCGTCCTCGCCACCTCgtccatcccccccacctccatccGCGGCATCGGCTTCGACGCGACATGCTCCCTCGCCGTCTTCACCCACGACACCGACGCCCCCGTCCCCGTCACCGGCCCTGACTTTACCAACGATGGCAACGACAGGAATGTGATCCTCTGGCTTGACCACCGCCCTTTGGCCGAGGCGGAGGCCATCAACGCTACCGGCCATCCGCTCTTGAAATATGTCGGGGGGAAGATGtcggtggagatggagatcCCAAAGGTGTTGTGGCTGAAGAATAACATGCCCGAGGAGCTGTGGGAGAGGTGCAAGTTTTATGACTTGGCGGATGCGCTGACGCATATTGCTACGGGGGAGGAGACTAGGAGCTTCTGTAGCGCCGTGTGCAAGCAGGGGTTTGTGCcggtgggggtggatgggagtgTGAAGGGTTGGCAGCAGGACTTTTTGGAAAATATTGGGCTGGGCGATTTGGTGGAGAATGATTTTAGGAAGATGGGAGGAGTGAATGGGGTAGTGAGTCCTTTTTCTGATTGTTTTGTGAagtggtggaaaaggggaatTGATGGCTGACACATTCTGTGATGGCAGAGCGGTAACTTCCTCAGCGCAGGGGagttggttggggggttgtgtgAGAAGGCGGCGAAGGAACTGGGACTGCCGGCGGGGATTGCGATTGGGAGCGGTGTTATTGATGCGTATGCTGGGTGGATTGGGACGGTGGGTGCTAAGGTGAAGCTGTCCCGGGACCATCTGGATGAGTCGGCTGCTCCGAATGATGTCTCGCAGGCTTTTACACGACTGGCGTCCGTGGCGGGGACTTCGACTTGTCATTTGGCTATGTCGAGGGAGCCGGTTTTCGTGCCGGGAGTTTGGGGACCGTACAGAGATGTGTTGATTCCTGACTTTTGGATGGCAGAAGGTGGGCAGTCGGCTACCGGGGAGCTGATTAAGCACATGCTGGAAACGCATGCTGCTTATGACGAGAcggtgaaggaggcggaggcggctgGGAAGAATATCTATGATTATTTGAATGACCATCTTAGGCATTTAAAGGAGGAGACAAAGGCGCCTTCGATTTCGTATTTGGGACGACACTTCTTTTTCTACGGAGATCTTTGGGGAAACCGGTCGCCTATTGCAGACCCTAACATGAGGGGGGCGATTATTGGAATGAGCAGTGACAAGAGCAAAGACGGGATGGTGCTGCTTTACTACTCGACCATGGAGTTCATCGCCTTGCAGACACGGCAGATTATCGAGGCCATGAACAAGGCGGGCCACAGCATTCTCAGCATTTTCATGTCGGGGAGTCAGTGTCAAAATGAGATTCTGATGGATCTCATCGCTACGGCTTGCGACATGCCGGTGTTGATTCCCCGATATGTCAATGCTGCTGTGGTCCATGGCGCGGCGATGCTGGGTGCCAAGGCAGCCAGCGCGGACAAGGACGGAAAGACAGAGCCTTTGTGGGATATTATGGACCGGATGAGCAAGCCTGGAAAGGTGGTTTGGTCGAGCGGTGACccggcggagaagaagcttcTGGATACAAAGTATGAGGTGTTCCTGGATCAATGCCGGACACAGCAGGAATACAGAAAGAAGATTGATGAAGCTTTGAAGGGGTCGACGTTGGAGGGGGTCAATTAGGGGAGTGGAATGGCGTGTAATTCTGTAGACATCCGTCAATTGTAATTTTTCTTAGGTATTTTTACAACATCGTCACAAGTCCAACAAAAGAAGGGACCctttttgtttactttgtGATGTAATATTGCACTATGAACTGGCGTTGATGGTGCCTGAACTGAGACGGAAGCTTTCAGGGAAATGCTGGCAACAGGTGGTCTGTGCTTCCCAAAgagctccagcagcacctTGGCGGCTGGGTGGCTGGACCCACTCAAATTTGGCGCCGGCGTGTTGTCCATCCATTTCAGGTTCAGCCTTGTTTTGTGCAGCAACCGCCAAAGTCgcaaaaaaacaacagaGCAAAAAGTCGGTGTTTTGCTTTCAGCCGACACCAACATCTGGCATCGCGCAGCTCGGAACGCGTCTTGCTTATCTTCGACATACCGACTGCAAGAAAAATAAGGTTTCGAACCACAAAATGTTCAGCAACCTAGGGAAGGGCACGCCCCCGGTGCCGCTCTCGACTGGGAGCTTAGCAGCCGGCACCACAAACCCACCTGCTACAACGGCCGGTGGTTTGGGCTCACTCTTCTCCAAACCAGCTACCCCggccacgacgacgaccggCCTGTTCAGCAATCCTAACCCAACCGCTGGAGCTACTTCGACGACACCCCAAAAATCATTGTTTGGCGGTAcgactaccaccaccacatctaCCCCCCTGTTTGGcagtaccaccaccactgctgcACCGGCTGCCACCACAGCGACGACGGGCGGGGGTATTTTTGGGAACACATTGGGCGGGAGCACCACTCCTCAAACATCCGTTCTCGGCGGTGGCTTTGGCGGTGGTCTAGGGACgacgcagcagcagcaatcgAACCTCGGCGGCAGTCTCGCGAGCATCTTGGGCCCCACAACCCAACAGCCAGCCGGCGGGATGAACACTGGCTTCGGCAACACCCTCGGCGGCGCGAGCGTCTTCCAAAACGCGGCAATGAACCCTCCTAGCCTGACGGGCTCGTTCTTCGACTCGTTGCTCTCGAAAAACAAGAAGCAAGCCAGCGGGGAGACGCCCCAGGGAGACCTCCCTTCCCTGCAGCTCAGTCTTAGTAGCCTGAGGCAGACGGTCAGGAAGCTCGCTCCCAaggacggggaagggggccGCAATCTTGAGCACGGGA from Podospora pseudopauciseta strain CBS 411.78 chromosome 3, whole genome shotgun sequence encodes the following:
- the NIC96_1 gene encoding nuclear pore complex subunit (COG:D; EggNog:ENOG503NU66); this encodes MTLRSAPDHYIGIDVGTGSARACIIDTTGDIKALASENIKLWQPASYGGTHYEQSTTDIWNAICLCVRSVLATSSIPPTSIRGIGFDATCSLAVFTHDTDAPVPVTGPDFTNDGNDRNVILWLDHRPLAEAEAINATGHPLLKYVGGKMSVEMEIPKVLWLKNNMPEELWERCKFYDLADALTHIATGEETRSFCSAVCKQGFVPVGVDGSVKGWQQDFLENIGLGDLVENDFRKMGGVNGSGNFLSAGELVGGLCEKAAKELGLPAGIAIGSGVIDAYAGWIGTVGAKVKLSRDHLDESAAPNDVSQAFTRLASVAGTSTCHLAMSREPVFVPGVWGPYRDVLIPDFWMAEGGQSATGELIKHMLETHAAYDETVKEAEAAGKNIYDYLNDHLRHLKEETKAPSISYLGRHFFFYGDLWGNRSPIADPNMRGAIIGMSSDKSKDGMVLLYYSTMEFIALQTRQIIEAMNKAGHSILSIFMSGSQCQNEILMDLIATACDMPVLIPRYVNAAVVHGAAMLGAKAASADKDGKTEPLWDIMDRMSKPGKVVWSSGDPAEKKLLDTKYEVFLDQCRTQQEYRKKIDEALKGSTLEGVN
- a CDS encoding hypothetical protein (COG:A; EggNog:ENOG503P7M3), translated to MASERNLTHEEIWDDSALVASWNNALAEYNKYHSIHAQGGTVDDLPAPEEKKTSGSAKAETNGHAAPITAEEGEVDESVPMDESDETSHPAISDAQHSADANKVGGGLSGGQPAVPLGPGPGPQVLLGSVQDEELKKLLMSWYYAGYYTGLYEGKQQGLKQAQQQDKSS
- a CDS encoding hypothetical protein (COG:S; EggNog:ENOG503PCKP), coding for MASPSPSTTPNPSLVTNVQALRNFLATIGPSSSIYVDLEGTNLGRGGTLDLITVLVPPDRKVRIIDVNAMGNQAFTTPSKKDDNVTLKSILEDPSIRKYLWDVRNDADALKSLYHVAISGVIDLQLLENLTRQGNSFYVIGLDKAVENDLRLDQREQIEWKKTKEDIRKRMASGDSGIFSIRPFTTPVLRYCAGDVQVLPLLRKAYETRPAYTPKWWTHLENASAKRVKKACSAKGYDATGATRAVGPWGSDPAYFFRKGKQLGLRATSSTSQKGSQKDGNQSEGLCLKPTKELALFVLVESQRQATHHGLGSTLIPKLASLMKRVMP